In Flavobacteriaceae bacterium, the following proteins share a genomic window:
- a CDS encoding ATPase: MKKIIVLLIALCLSVVTFAQNKNEKASIEVDGVCLMCKLRIEKAAIKTKGVKSAVWNIKSHELKLIYDQRKTNLKSIQQNIAAVGHDTKAIKATEEAYNSVDPCCKYRDEKVVNDHKN; this comes from the coding sequence ATGAAAAAAATAATAGTATTGTTAATAGCACTATGTTTAAGTGTAGTAACATTTGCTCAAAATAAAAATGAAAAAGCGTCAATTGAAGTAGATGGTGTGTGTTTAATGTGCAAACTGCGTATTGAGAAAGCTGCTATAAAAACCAAAGGAGTTAAATCTGCTGTTTGGAATATAAAATCTCACGAGTTAAAACTTATTTACGATCAACGTAAAACTAATTTAAAGTCAATTCAACAAAATATTGCAGCTGTTGGGCATGATACTAAAGCAATAAAAGCAACTGAAGAAGCTTATAATAGTGTAGATCCTTGTTGCAAATATCGTGATGAAAAAGTCGTGAATGATCATAAAAACTAA